The window AAAATCAATTGATATGTGGGGAGTTTCTCATTTAGAAGCTGAGCAGGAAAATTCCTCATTACAGGGAGATCCTTTACGTGCACTAACAGCATCAGTATCATTTGGAAGATTTATGAATGAATCCCTGGCTTGGGAGAAGTGGTCATCGTTTACTCACAATCGGTATCAAGAGGAAGTTGAGAAGTACTCAAGGCCTGGTTCAGTTGCTGAGAAGAAAGCTTACTTTGAGGCTCAATTCAAGAAAGCAGCTGCTAAAAAAGCAGCAGCTTTGCTCGAGCAGCAGAATGCAGCAGTTGGCGTGTCCTCTGATCTGAATGTGACAAATCAAACCAGTGATCATTCCACTGTGAACCCTGAGTTGGCAGGGACAAGCAGTTATGTGGGTGCTGATGAAGCACAGAGAGAAGAGGGGGATGTGACAAATCAACCCATTGATGATTCCCCAATGGAATCTGAGGTCGCTGAAGAAGCACTGGGAGGAGAGGGCCATCTAAATGTGACAAATCCAAACCTTGATCATCGCTCAACCTGCTCTGAGTTGCCAGAGAATAGCAGCTATGTGGGCGTTGAAGAAGCACAGGGAGATGATGGGGATAATACATCTACTTTTGGCAGCTATGCTACTCACAAAAAAAGTAACTTAGAACTTGCTGAGACTGAAAACTCAGCAGAACAATCTTATCCAATAGAGAATGAAGTCAAGTCATTGAATCAGGCGGAAAATGTTGTTGTAAAGGTCAATGAGAATATAGTCCAACTGAAGAAGAAGACGCAAACAAAGGTTTGTCTTTTAGCATTGCATAGTGCTTCTTTCTCTTTTATGCTAAACTCGAATTCCTTCATTTCTAATTGAACATGCTTCAATCTTGTAGAAACCACTGTCCACAACGAGTAGATTAACAAATAACAATGAATCATCAAAGTTGAGATCTCGTGTCAAACCGATGACAGCTCTGCCACTGAAAGTGACTGATAATAGAAAGAATGGAAAAGACGCGATTGACAAAAAGCGATCAAATCCAAAATCTCTTCAGACGCTAATCAAATTTTCTTCTCACAAAGAGGAAACAAATAAAACATTGTCTCCAATTCTTGAGAAGATAGTGAATTCAAGACTTGTCAGATCCATCACCAAAACATCTAGAGACAGCAAAGTTCAAGAGATTTCAGCTCTGGTGCATTAATTGTTCTTTGTCCTTAATTTCTCCTGGATTCTTGCTTTCAGTTATTTGATTTGATCATGCCATATGCGTCTGCAAAATGCAGGCATCTGTAAGTGAGATATCAAAGCGCACTTCTGAAACCCCTCAACGAGAAAATAGAAGGTAAACTACATACTATTTAAGAACTGAAAGAGCAGGTGAATGAAGACGACAGAGCATTATAATGTTTTTTCCTAAGCTGTGGCTTCATTATTGACAACAGCAGTCGACGATCATTAGTGATCTAAATGTTTTACTGAAAGGGTCAAACTCTTTGCTTTTGCAGGAATACAACAAAGATTGACCAACCATTCTGTAGAAGCAGAACAGAAAAGGGTGAATTGCTATCACACTCAGGGTGAGAACTTCTGGCAACAAATTTGCCTTTTTTACCATTTGGTTATTGAATTCAGTTTGATAAGGACCTTCAGTTATCTGTTGAGGAGAGAATGTAAAGTGAGCTTTCTTTTGTTTATATGCATGCTCTTCAAGATTTGACTTTAATAATGGTTCCAGTTCTCTACATGTTTTTGTAAGTGAAGCGCCTTTCTGCTTTATTTGATATAGTTAGTTTTTAAGTTTTACAAGTAGAGGCAAATAAAAGGTCATGCTGCAAACAATGATTGATTTTACCTAACAATTTACTTTGTTGGGCCATTTTGAGCTGAAGCTATTTACCTTTTGGAGCAGAAATTTTGAATCAATAAACGAGAATGGAAACAGAACATGTTCCCGTACTGTATTTTCTCCTTTCAGCTTAAGAAGTGAAGAAAGAGCAGCAAAGCGAAGAGAGGTACATGAAGAGCTGATCAACGTCTATGTTTCTGTTCGTTCTTTGATTTGTCTAATCTGATCGTGCACTTGTAATCTGTTCAACTTCAGTTCTTTCAGAAGCTAGAACAAAAGCTGAACACAAAGGAAGCAGAAAAGCAGAAGCTACATGCCAAACCAAAGGTCATTTCCATCACTTTGTTCCAGAGGAATAACATATGTGAAATATAGGCTCACTATATGGTACTCATCATAAAATTAGGGCTGGACCTAACAGTCTTCCTCTCTCCACTAAATGAGTAAGGAGGTGAAGAATAGATTTTAGATCACCAAAGACATGAAATTAACTATTTTGCAGACCATCTCACTATATCCATGAAATATATACTTTTTCCAAATTAATATCATCATTAACACTCCTCAACTCTAGCAAGTAGAGGATAAATAAGACTACACATCAGGGCTGAACTGGTCTCATGTGCCTGAGCAGAGAAGAATATGAATTTTTTTGGCAGTATGCTAATGAGAGTTGATTTCTCATTTTTACAGGAGAAAGCCACCAGTAGTTCTAAAGAATTTATATCAAGAGCTAAACCAACTCCAAGTATTCATCATGAAAGAGAATCATTTACTAATCAAACGAAAAAGGTACTATTCCCTTTTCCACTGACAAGCTGGTTGTCACCATTAGCAGCAACATCGTTGAATCAATGAGGCGGAATTGAAGAAGATTGAATTTCTTTTGCTAGTTATGCCAAGGAGAGTTGTCTTGTTTTTGCAGGTGAAAGCCACTAGTAGTTCTAAAGTGCTTACATCAAGAGCTAAACCAAATGCAAGCATTCAGCATGAAAGAGAATCATTTACTAATCAAACGACAAAGGTACTATTCCCTTTTCCATGACAAGCTAGTTGTTACCATAAATCAGCAACATCGTTGAATCATTGAGGTGGAATTTGTTCATGCTCCTGAGCATTGAAGAAGATTGAATTTCTTTGCTAGTTATGCTAAGGAGAGTTGTCTTGGTTTGCAGGAGAAAGCCACTAGTAGTTCTAAAGTTCATACATCAAGAGCTAAACCAAATGCAAGCATTCATCGTGAAAGAGAATCGTCAAGTAATCAAATGAAGAAGGTACTCTTGTCTTTTCCATTGGCAAGCTAGTAGTTACCATTAGCTTGCAACCTTGTTGAATCAATAGGGTGGAATTGGTCTCATGTGTCTGAGCAGGGAAGAAGATTGAATTTCTTTTGACAATGTTAAAATATCTAAAGAATGTGTCTAGATTCGTAAAGGTCTAGATTTATTGTACTTGAATAGAGAAAATCATACAGCATTTATACATATCCTTAGACTTGTTTAAAAGGAGCACCTCTTATACATTATTAATCAAGACAATGGGAAACTTTTCTATTTTCACATGGTAGTGAAGTCTCCATTGTCTTGGTCGAGACTTAAAGAGCTAACGGTACCGCAGACTCAAAGAGTTTCTGCTACTGGCAGGCGGTATTGGCCAATACGTGTACTGCCAGCCAAGCCAGTattctcttcttttcttcttccttttggtGCCCGAAGACGCCCCTGTATTCGGTAACCGGTACTCCTATCTCTGGTCGACCGTTCAGGTGTTGCTCCTCTCTCTAGGATCATTCCACCACCCTTCATCTCTTCAGCAATCGGTGCTGCTACTTTTTACGAGATCAATTCCCTCCTCTAACCTTGAATTTCTAGTTATTGTTCTGTCAATTCAAATTACGTTGATAATGTTCATGAGATCTGCAACACCTAATCTTTTCGGTTATCGAGAACAGATTCTGGAGGAAAGAATTCCAACACTGCTTTTCTTTTTGGTGATTGGGAGATTTCTACATCAACTTCTTATCATTTCAAAATAAGCAAACTGAAGTTGATTTCTCCACTTTGAGTTAAGGGGGGCATGTTAGAATATTAAGTGAATATGTGTCTACATTCATACACGTCTAGATTCATTCTATTTGGATAGAAAATCATGCAGAATTTATTTGTACATAGCCTAAGACTAATGTATAAGGAGAACCTCTGTACATTGTTAATCAAGTCAATGAGAAGCTTTTCTATTTCACAGGCAGTATGCTAAGGGGAGTTGTCTCATTTTGCAGGAGAAAGATACTAGTAGTTTTAATATCAAGTGAATATGTGTCTAGATTCATACAAGTCTAGATTCATACACGTCTATATTCATTCTATTTGAATAGATCATACAAAATTTATTTGTACATAGCCTAAGACTAATAATATATAAGGAGCACCTCTACATTGTTAATCAAGTTAATGAGAAGCTTTTCTATTTTTACAGGCAGTATGCTAAGGAGAGTTGTCTCGTTTTGCAGGACAAAGCTACTAGTAGTAGTTTTAAAGTGCTTACATCAAGAGCTAAACCAAATGCAAGCATTCATCATGAAAGAGAATTGTCAAGTTATCAAATGAAGGTACCATTCTCTTTTCGTCTTTTGACAAAACTAGCTGTTATTAGCAGTAACCATATGAAATTGATAGATATCCCATAGACGTGTCACTTGTTGAAGACCAATGTCAAGGATACTAGACAAAGTCTTCTATGCTGCTGAAACTGTAAACGTTTTGGTTCTCACCTTTATCCATCTGCTGTTTGCAGATGCCGCGGCAACCTTGCTCACCAAAATTCAGTAGGAAGCCAGTGTCAGAAGTCCAGGACAACAAACGTCGACAACCCTGGAGGCTTTTGGGGAAGCCTGATGGATCAAAAGATGTTAAAAGGGAAAACAACGTTCCAAATCATTTCCCAGTGAAAGGTAGATCACACAATCCCAAATCTTTTGTCCGTGGGAGTACGCAGGAAAATGCTTCGCCAAATATCCAAGTTTAAGACAGCTGCTGATCCATAAAGAGCATTTTTTTCCTAACATTAAACAAAATGCTGCTGCTTTTCAATTTTAAAGTTGCGGAGGCTGCAGATTGTGCATACATCACTTATAGGTTGTTAAGACATTGCTCCAAATGTCTAATTCAATTGTGTTTCCAGTCGAGTGGTGAAATTCTGCATGTTCCATTTATCAATATTGATATTGACACTCCTATCACAATCATTTGTTGGACAACAATAGAATGTAAATAATATATGCTTTTGGTCTTGGCTGACTTGTAATTTTAATATTCCTGGGTGATGATGTTACTTAAATGTTGGCATCTTATCAGCTAATACAGAATAAAGATACTGATTGAGTTTGTGACAGGACCAAAATCAAGCTTCATGGTATGGCACCTATGTTACAGAATAAAAACATTGATTTTCTGGAGATTTTATGACTGGGCCCAAACTCCAGCAGTTTCTCTTTCAAATCTTGCAAAACCTTCATCATACTAGTAACAATTTGCAGAAGCTCCTTTTTTCTATCTCTTCTCTGATTATCTTTTACGACCAAAGATGAGTACATCTGGAGGGATCAGCGTTGCAGCTTGGTAGTTGCAACTCCACCTCGCACAAGGGTTCCAATCTCATTTTTACacggaaaaaaaaaagaggaaaagaaaaaagaggatGAGCACATTTGCATGCTGACCCTTTCTAAATCTACTTACAATACCAGATAATTAAGCATGCTTTGATTAGTAAGTTCTGTCCAAGAAGATTGCTTATTGTGCTAAAAAATTTGCCAATGCTCGTAAAGTACATTTTTGTGAAGATGATCTTCCACTCCACCAAAATCAAAAAGCACTTCTTTGTTTTTTAGTTGAGAAAAACATGCCAGTTGTCGATGAGCAATGCACATCTAAATGGATAAAGGTTAGACTATGAACAGACCTTGGTCCAACACAATACCTTCCAATGAATCATTTGGATACTCATAATCAAACCTCAATGTATCATACAAGCATGTTGAAACTCCAGAAATGGGTTGTGGTTCATTGTAGTGAAATTGTTGTATGTTCCGAAGACCATTATAAGCTGGAAAACATTCACCTTGAATAGAAGTATCACACATGTCCTCAGCTAGAGATGCAACAACTGATCCACTTCCCAAAGTTACATTTCCTGTGCTCGATTGCAGACCATTGACTAGATTTTGATCTACATTTTGACTCGTCATACTCCATGTACTTGGAATTTGCTCAAGGGAATGAAAATTTATTTGATGGCTCACAGGTTGAATGGCTTCCAATGCAGATAATTTTCCTACTCCACTTGTGCTCTTGAAGAAAGAAGAAAGCTTATTTTCTTTACCGGAAAGTCTGTCCCACTCCCTCATTTCATGAGAAGGTACAAGGTTGAGAGAACAAGTTGGTTGTGTGCAATCCACTTGGATTTGATGAGGAATCCCGGGCAGTGGCTGATTTTCTGACGGAAAACGTGGTTTGAAATCTTGTTTGTATTGAGGTTGTGGAGCTTCTCCAGTAAAGCAATATGGAGTGGGTACATCGACACTTTTTACATCAGTATTGATCAATCCACTGAGGCTTGTCTTTGAACCAGCAGTGTGAGAATCAAAGTTATCTCCAACCACAGACCCCGGCTCTGCTACTGGGATTGAAACAACACCTTTTACCTTGCTCTCATATATGTTGGACTTACAATTTTGAGCAATAGCTTTACTACACTTGTCATTTGTAACATCAGCGCACACATCCACTGGATTCTGAAGAGAATTTTCTTTAGAAGAAACATTCGGATGCTTCATCCCACCTTTCTGCAACCTAGTCAAGTATAGGCGATACTTCTGCAAGAAAATGATACTGTTGTGAGAACCTTTTTACCCTTAAGTTTACAAAACCTCAATTTCAAGAAGCAGAGAAGACTACTCGTGTTATATATATAGTAAAAGAATCAAATCCTAAGGTTACTTGCAAAATAGTTACTTGCAATCTTCTGGCAGGTGCCTTTGCTGTAACTGGATCTGATTTTCGAAGAAACTAATTAACCAAATCTGATGACAAGTGAAGTGGCTGTAAATGTGTAAAAATATTCACCTGTAAGTGGCTAGCAACATTTTCTCTAGTCAACCATGGAACAGCCATCAAGTCAAGTATCTTCTTGGGACCAGCTTCTGCGGAACATAAAAAACATTAATTAACGCAGATCTGATGAATGGAGTTTAGGTAATTTATATGAACTTACTGTGAAATCCAATCTGGTTTACGGCTTTGACAAATTTCTGATGAAGATCTACAGTCCAAACTACTCTGGGTTTCTTCATGGAAGAAGAATGAACACTAATTTCTTTATCGTCAAAATCTTTTCTCTTGTTGCCTGAATCAGTTCCATTAAACATCCacagttgatcaaataggtccaTTTCATGGTTTCCGATGTCCCTTGCCTCGTGCATCCTTTTTCTGAGCACATGCTGCCATATGTTTCTAAGTTCTTTCATCCGTATAGGTTTCAAGAGATAATCACATGCACCGTGTTGAACGCCCTTCATTACCCTGCTTGTTTCTCCATCGACAGACATCACTGCAAGAAATTAAACCAGCACATATTATGTATTAATGGAGAATAGCCAATTTCAAGGAAAGGAACGAGAATTGACTTATGACAGGAAGATCCATCTCTAGTCCAACATGCTCCAGAAGCTTAAATCCATCCATGTCAGGCATGTTAACATCACTTatcacaatctcaaacccatgatcCTTTCTTTCTCGGAGAAGATTCAAAGCCTCTTGTGCTAGACCACATGTCGTCACTGCAAGAAACCAGCAAAAAGAGATTAAGAGATCTACAACATTAATCTAAAACAAAATGATCATGAAAACGAATAAATTAAAAGAAGAGACCTTCATAAGAGCACTTCTTAAGCATCTTTTCAAGAATTTTCAACCAGGTaggatcatcatcaacaacaagtaCCCGTAAACCAGCCGGAAAATTATCACTTCTTGGAGAAGAAAACCCTGCACTGCTCTTACTATTCTCCATCATAAAACAGCTGAAAAAAACTCGGACCTGCAACACTTACtaccatatacatatataaataggAATAAACAAAGCCAATAATGCTTTGATATGTGATAAGAGAGAGAGTGCGAGTGAGAGTGACAGACTAAAAAAGGAAGCTGTGTGAGACTTTTTAAATGGAAAGGTTTAGAATGAGGGAAACAACCAGCATTTTAGCGCCGGCTATCTCTATCTCGTTATAACGTCGTCTATGACTTggcactttttttttcttcaactcttcaaatataaattcataAATTGCATTTGTGATACCTAATTTATAAGAATAGCATGTCTTACtacttctctcttctttttttcccaATTTTGATCCAACTTTCAACACCGTTATCAAAATATATAGGACTTCATTTCAACAACATTAGTTtaattttcacttcttttttttCACCTTGCAAATTTGATGAGCATCTTTTAGGATTCAAAACAAGTTtaaatttacaaatcttgtgtgTGGGCATATTAGAGC is drawn from Nicotiana tomentosiformis chromosome 12, ASM39032v3, whole genome shotgun sequence and contains these coding sequences:
- the LOC104101065 gene encoding protein WVD2-like 7 isoform X2; the protein is MGESTSACLVRSFSQPSQERSEGDPLRALTASVSFGRFMNESLAWEKWSSFTHNRYQEEVEKYSRPGSVAEKKAYFEAQFKKAAAKKAAALLEQQNAAVGVSSDLNVTNQTSDHSTVNPELAGTSSYVGADEAQREEGDVTNQPIDDSPMESEVAEEALGGEGHLNVTNPNLDHRSTCSELPENSSYVGVEEAQGDDGDNTSTFGSYATHKKSNLELAETENSAEQSYPIENEVKSLNQAENVVVKVNENIVQLKKKTQTKKPLSTTSRLTNNNESSKLRSRVKPMTALPLKVTDNRKNGKDAIDKKRSNPKSLQTLIKFSSHKEETNKTLSPILEKIVNSRLVRSITKTSRDSKVQEISALASVSEISKRTSETPQRENRRNTTKIDQPFCRSRTEKGELLSHSGNFESINENGNRTCSRTVFSPFSLRSEERAAKRREFFQKLEQKLNTKEAEKQKLHAKPKEKATSSSKEFISRAKPTPSIHHERESFTNQTKKVKATSSSKVLTSRAKPNASIQHERESFTNQTTKEKATSSSKVHTSRAKPNASIHRERESSSNQMKKDKATSSSFKVLTSRAKPNASIHHERELSSYQMKMPRQPCSPKFSRKPVSEVQDNKRRQPWRLLGKPDGSKDVKRENNVPNHFPVKGRSHNPKSFVRGSTQENASPNIQV
- the LOC104101065 gene encoding protein WVD2-like 7 isoform X4, with protein sequence MGESTSACLVRSFSQPSQERSEENSSLQGDPLRALTASVSFGRFMNESLAWEKWSSFTHNRYQEEVEKYSRPGSVAEKKAYFEAQFKKAAAKKAAALLEQQNAAVGVSSDLNVTNQTSDHSTVNPELAGTSSYVGADEAQREEGDVTNQPIDDSPMESEVAEEALGGEGHLNVTNPNLDHRSTCSELPENSSYVGVEEAQGDDGDNTSTFGSYATHKKSNLELAETENSAEQSYPIENEVKSLNQAENVVVKVNENIVQLKKKTQTKKPLSTTSRLTNNNESSKLRSRVKPMTALPLKVTDNRKNGKDAIDKKRSNPKSLQTLIKFSSHKEETNKTLSPILEKIVNSRLVRSITKTSRDSKVQEISALASVSEISKRTSETPQRENRRNTTKIDQPFCRSRTEKGELLSHSGNFESINENGNRTCSRTVFSPFSLRSEERAAKRREFFQKLEQKLNTKEAEKQKLHAKPKEKATSSSKEFISRAKPTPSIHHERESFTNQTKKVKATSSSKVLTSRAKPNASIQHERESFTNQTTKEKATSSSKVHTSRAKPNASIHRERESSSNQMKKMPRQPCSPKFSRKPVSEVQDNKRRQPWRLLGKPDGSKDVKRENNVPNHFPVKGRSHNPKSFVRGSTQENASPNIQV
- the LOC104101065 gene encoding protein WVD2-like 7 isoform X1, with product MGESTSACLVRSFSQPSQERSEENSSLQGDPLRALTASVSFGRFMNESLAWEKWSSFTHNRYQEEVEKYSRPGSVAEKKAYFEAQFKKAAAKKAAALLEQQNAAVGVSSDLNVTNQTSDHSTVNPELAGTSSYVGADEAQREEGDVTNQPIDDSPMESEVAEEALGGEGHLNVTNPNLDHRSTCSELPENSSYVGVEEAQGDDGDNTSTFGSYATHKKSNLELAETENSAEQSYPIENEVKSLNQAENVVVKVNENIVQLKKKTQTKKPLSTTSRLTNNNESSKLRSRVKPMTALPLKVTDNRKNGKDAIDKKRSNPKSLQTLIKFSSHKEETNKTLSPILEKIVNSRLVRSITKTSRDSKVQEISALASVSEISKRTSETPQRENRRNTTKIDQPFCRSRTEKGELLSHSGNFESINENGNRTCSRTVFSPFSLRSEERAAKRREFFQKLEQKLNTKEAEKQKLHAKPKEKATSSSKEFISRAKPTPSIHHERESFTNQTKKVKATSSSKVLTSRAKPNASIQHERESFTNQTTKEKATSSSKVHTSRAKPNASIHRERESSSNQMKKDKATSSSFKVLTSRAKPNASIHHERELSSYQMKMPRQPCSPKFSRKPVSEVQDNKRRQPWRLLGKPDGSKDVKRENNVPNHFPVKGRSHNPKSFVRGSTQENASPNIQV
- the LOC104101066 gene encoding two-component response regulator ORR26, translated to MMENSKSSAGFSSPRSDNFPAGLRVLVVDDDPTWLKILEKMLKKCSYEVTTCGLAQEALNLLRERKDHGFEIVISDVNMPDMDGFKLLEHVGLEMDLPVIMMSVDGETSRVMKGVQHGACDYLLKPIRMKELRNIWQHVLRKRMHEARDIGNHEMDLFDQLWMFNGTDSGNKRKDFDDKEISVHSSSMKKPRVVWTVDLHQKFVKAVNQIGFHKAGPKKILDLMAVPWLTRENVASHLQKYRLYLTRLQKGGMKHPNVSSKENSLQNPVDVCADVTNDKCSKAIAQNCKSNIYESKVKGVVSIPVAEPGSVVGDNFDSHTAGSKTSLSGLINTDVKSVDVPTPYCFTGEAPQPQYKQDFKPRFPSENQPLPGIPHQIQVDCTQPTCSLNLVPSHEMREWDRLSGKENKLSSFFKSTSGVGKLSALEAIQPVSHQINFHSLEQIPSTWSMTSQNVDQNLVNGLQSSTGNVTLGSGSVVASLAEDMCDTSIQGECFPAYNGLRNIQQFHYNEPQPISGVSTCLYDTLRFDYEYPNDSLEGIVLDQGLFIV
- the LOC104101065 gene encoding protein WVD2-like 7 isoform X3, whose protein sequence is MGESTSACLVRSFSQPSQERSEENSSLQGDPLRALTASVSFGRFMNESLAWEKWSSFTHNRYQEEVEKYSRPGSVAEKKAYFEAQFKKAAAKKAAALLEQQNAAVGVSSDLNVTNQTSDHSTVNPELAGTSSYVGADEAQREEGDVTNQPIDDSPMESELPENSSYVGVEEAQGDDGDNTSTFGSYATHKKSNLELAETENSAEQSYPIENEVKSLNQAENVVVKVNENIVQLKKKTQTKKPLSTTSRLTNNNESSKLRSRVKPMTALPLKVTDNRKNGKDAIDKKRSNPKSLQTLIKFSSHKEETNKTLSPILEKIVNSRLVRSITKTSRDSKVQEISALASVSEISKRTSETPQRENRRNTTKIDQPFCRSRTEKGELLSHSGNFESINENGNRTCSRTVFSPFSLRSEERAAKRREFFQKLEQKLNTKEAEKQKLHAKPKEKATSSSKEFISRAKPTPSIHHERESFTNQTKKVKATSSSKVLTSRAKPNASIQHERESFTNQTTKEKATSSSKVHTSRAKPNASIHRERESSSNQMKKDKATSSSFKVLTSRAKPNASIHHERELSSYQMKMPRQPCSPKFSRKPVSEVQDNKRRQPWRLLGKPDGSKDVKRENNVPNHFPVKGRSHNPKSFVRGSTQENASPNIQV